The Chloroflexia bacterium SDU3-3 sequence GGCGATATCGCATTGCCCCTAGGAAAGAAGTATGGTATCAGCTATGACAGACGATACCGAATACCAGCCGACGCCCTATGCTATCGATGTCTTTACCGCGCCGCGTGCCATTGCGGTAATCGGCGCGACCGAGGAGCCACATAGCTTTGGGCGCACCGCGCTCTGGAATCTGATCAGCAGCCCATTTGGCGGCACCGTCTACCCCATCCACCCCACACGGTCGAGCGTGCTAGGGATCAAGGCATACCCCCATGTCAATGCCGCGCCCGAGCAGATAGACCTAGCTATCATCGTCACCCCCACCAGCACTGTACCGGCGCTGGTGCGCGAGTGCGCCCAGGCGCGGGTGAAGGGGGCGATTATTGTGACATCGGGGTTTCGCGCACTGGGCGCATCCGGAGTGGCGCTTGAGCAGCAGGCGCTGGCCGAGGCCCGCAAGACGGGCATGCGCCTGATGGGGCCAAATAGCCTCGGGCTGATCCACTCGCAGGGGCACCTGAACGCCAGCTGTGCGCGCGCGATGCCCAAGCCAGGAAATCTGGCCTTTATCAGCCATAGCGCGGCGCTGGCGACAGCCGTGCTAGATTGGAGCCTGCAGGAAAATATCGGCTTTAGCCACTTTATCTCGCTTGGATCGATGCTCGATATTGGCTGGGGCGATATGATCGACTATCTGGGCAGCGACCCCTCCACCGATAGCATCGTGATCTATATGGAGTCGGTAGGCGATGCCCGCGCATTTCTATCGGCAGCACGCGAGGTGGCGCTGGCCAAGCCGATCGTGGTGCTCAAGGCGGGCCGTAGCGAGCAGGCCGCTCGCTCGCTGGCCGCCCATACCGGCAGCCAGATTGAGCGCGACGAGATCTTTGATGCCGCGCTTCGGCGCTGTGGGGTGCTGCGCGTCGCCTCAATCGCCGAGATGTTCGCCATGGCCGATGCGCTGGCACGCCAGCCGAGGCCGCGCGGCCCACGGCTCTCGATCATCACCAACGCCGGCGGGCCAGGCATATTGGCTGCCGACACCCTCATCGCCAGCCATGGCGCGCTGGCCACGCTCAGTTCCGCTACGATCGAGCAGCTCGACCAGATCCTGCCCACCGCGTGGGCCGAGTCGAACCCAGTAGATCTGCAGGGCGACGCCAAGGCCCCACGCTATGCTGCCGCCATCGATATCGTCGGGCGTGACCCCCAGGTGGATGGGCTGCTGGTGATCCTTAACCCCACCCTGATGTCGGAGCCAGACGAGACGGCCCAGCAGCTGAGCCGCTACGCGCATACGATTGGCAAGCCGCTGCTGGCCAGCTGGATGGGCGGCGACATGATCGCCAACGGCGCGCGGCAGCTGAAGCAGGCGGGCATCCCAGTATATGCCTACCCCGATGTGGCGGCGCGCACATTTTCGTATATGTGGCAGTATAGCGAGAATCTGCGCAGCCTCTACGAGACGCCCGCGCTCCCAAGCAGCAGCCCGATCAACCGTGCCCGCATCTGCGAGATCTTCGAGCAGGCCGATCGCGAGCAGCGCACGCTCCTTTTGGAAATAGAGTCCAAACATGTGCTTGAGGCCTACGGCATACCGGTATGCCCTACATTCGCGGCCAGCTCGCCAGCGCAGGCAGTAGCGCTAGCCGAAACTCTGGGGTACCCTGTGGTTATGAAGCTGCAGGGCGCCGAGATCGCTCATAAAAGTGACCTAGGCGGTGTTCGGCTGAATCTACAGACCAGCGAGCAGGTATCGGCCACCTTTTACGAGCTGATCGCCACCGCGCAGCAGCATAGTCTCACATCATATACCGTCAGCATCCAGCCCATGGTGCAGGGCCGTGGCTACGAGCTGATCATTGGCAGCATAGCAGACCCACAATTTGGGCCAGCGCTGCTCTTTGGCGCTGGCGGCGACCTTGTTGAGATCCACCAAGATCGAGCGTTTGGTCTGCCGCCGCTCAACACCACGCTTGCCCGCCGCATGATGGAGCAGACGCGGATCTTCCATGCGCTACCAGGCGTGCGCGGGCGGCCTGCAGTCGATAGCGCCAAACTTGAGCATCTGATGGTGCAGTTTAGCCAGCTTGTGATCGAGCAGCCCCGCATCCGCGCGATCGATATCAACCCGCTCTATATCGACAGCACCACGATCGCGGCCCTCGACGCGCGGATTACCCTCTACCCGCCGACGAGCAGCCTGGAGCAGCTGCCGAAGGTGGCCATCCGCCCCTACCCCGCCGAATATATCTCGCGACACCAGCTGCGCGACGGCAGCACAGTGCTGATACGGCCCATCCGCCCCGAGGACGAGCCGCTGATGATCGGATTTCACCAGTCGCTCTCCGAGCAGAGCATCTACTATCGCTTCTTTCGCTCGATGTCGTACGACCGCCGGATCGAGCACGAGCGGCTTTCGCGGGTATGCTTCCTTGACTACGACCGCGAGCTTGCCCTGGTAGCCATCAGGCAGCCGGCTGATAGTGGCAGCGAGGTGATCGGCGTGGGTCGCCTGACCCACCCGCGCAGGCTCGAAGATGCCGAGTTCGCGCTGCTGGTGAGCGATAGCGTGCAGGGAAAAGGGCTGGGCAAGATACTGCTTGGGCAGCTGGTGGACATTGCGCGCAAAGAGCAGTTTCAGCGCCTCGTTGGGTATATGCTGCCGGAGAACCGCGGGATGATCCACATCGCCGAGCAGCTCGGATTTCGGATCAAGCGATCGCTGGACATTACCGAGGCTACACTGGTGCTTTGATATGAGCGCACACAAAAACACGCTGGCTTACCCCAGCGTGTTTTTGTGTGTAGAACTGGTTGTGCTAGTCCAGGTAGCGCCGCAGCGCGCGCCCGTAGTGGGGGTGGCGCAGCTTGCGCAGGGCCTTGGCCTCGATCTGGCGGATACGCTCGCGGGTGATGCCGAACTCGCGCCCGACCTCCTCCAGCGTGCGATAGCGACCATCCTGCAGGCCGTAGCGCAGCTGGATGATGCGGCGCTCGCGCTCGGGCAGCTTCTGCAGGGCCTCATCGAGCTGCTCGCGCAGGATGTTCTGGGTGGCGTTCTCAAGCGGCGGGGCGTTATGCTCATCCTCGATAAAATCGCCCAGCACAGCGTCGCCCTCGGTGCCCACCGGCGACTCAAGCGAGACCGTCTGGCGGGCGGCATCCATGGCGCGGCGCACCTTGGAGACCGGGATGGCCATCTCGGCGGCGATCTCCTCGGAGCTAGCCTCGCGGCCAAAGCGCTGCTGCAGCTCGTTGGATGTGCGCTTGATGCGGTTGATGGTATCGCCGATATGGACAGGTAGCCGGATCGTGCGGCTCTGATCGGCGATGGAGCGGGTGATGGCCTGGCGGATCCACCAGGTGGCGTAGGTCGAAAACTTGTAGCCGCGGTGGTAGTCGAACTTCTGTGTCGCGCGCATCAGGCCAATATTGCCTTCCTGGATGAGATCCAGCAGCGACATGCCGTGGCCAAGATATTTTTTTGCAATACTGACAACAAGACGAAGGTTGGCTTGGATCAGCCGCTCGCGGGCAAGCTCGCCATCGGAACACCATTGCTGTAACAGGGCGCGCTCGGCGCTGGAACAGGCCCCCCGCTCAAGACGCTCGCTCGACTGGTCGCCGCGCTCCACGCGCTGAGCCAGCTGCGTTTCCTCCTGCGGCGTGAGCAGACGCACACGTCCGATCTCGCGCAGATACACGCGCACAGGATCGTCGATGCCTAGGGCCTCTTCGTCGATGGCCAGCTCGGCTTCTTCTTCGATTTCGACATCCTCGGGGTGAAATTCTTGTTCAGGCGCCTCGTTAGGGGCGGCGGGGTGTGTTGTATGCGCAGAGGGTGGGGTAGCAATGGGCTTCGAGCGCTCGGGAGATGACGTGTAGCTTGGGGAGAGCACCGGCTGTTCACAGGCCGCGAAGTCAAACAGATCAACGGTTTCTTTCAATGTGTTACCGCTTTCTCTTTTTCATACACGAACGCGGCGCGTTATGCAAAGTGAATATAGCACAAAGAATCGGCTTATTCAAGGCCTTTTTCCTGAGGAGTTGCTGAGTTGTGCCCTGATGCGTACGGGCTTCCTTGATAAACCGCTGATGTGTATAGTATAAATTGCTACTTTCTACAGCTTTCTTACACATATAATTCTAGTATAGAGTATAGAGCATAGGTCTTCGGCAGCGCTGCACCTACCATACACGCCACAGGGCGTGTGTTGGCGTTCTGGCGGCAGGTACCGCCGACGCGCAGCACAAATCTATGGTGGGTGCTATGGGTGCGGCAGCAATACTTCGCATTAAGAGTAAAGATGACACAAAGTCACAGGGAGTGCTATAATGCAGAGGGGCATTCCCCGTAAACGGCATACGTGATGGTCGAAGCGCACCCAAAGGCACCTGCTGGTACGCATGGTGCAGCGGTGTCTTTATCGAGCATACGAGGCAGCTGTTTCTTGCAAAGGAGGAAGGGATCATGCAAATCTTTTTGGACAGCGCCAACCTCAACGAGATCCGCGAGGCGGCGAGCTGGGGCATCCTGAGCGGCGTGACGACGAACCCGACCCTGATCGCCAAGGAAAAGGGCGCTGACTTCCAGGCCACCATCCAGGAGATCGCGTCGCTGGTGGATGGGCCGATCAGCGCCGAGACGATCTCGCTGGATGCCGAGGGGATGATCCGCGAGGGCCATGAGTACGCCAAGTGGCACCCGAACGTGATCATCAAAGTGCCAAGCACCACCGAGGGCTTGAAGGCCGTGAGCGCGCTGCACGCCGAGGGCATCCGCACCAACGTGACGCTGTGCTTCAACACCACCCAGGCGCTGTTCGCGGCGCTGGCAGGCGCGTTTGTGGTCAGCCCCTTCGTGGGCCGCGTGGATGACACGGGCGTAGATGGCATGAACCTCATCCGCGAGATCGCCCAGGTCTACCGCAACAACCCCGCGATCGAGACCAAGATCCTCTCGGCATCGATCCGCCACCCGCGCCACATCATCGACTCGGCCCTGGCTGGCGCGCACATCGCCACCTGCCCGTTCAAGGTGCTGGAGCAGAGCATGAAGCACCCGCTGACCGACAGCGGTATCGAGCGGTTCCTGGCCGACTGGAAGGCACGCACCCCCGCGCAGTAGCGATAGAAAGGTTGATATTCCGCACCGGGGCGGGCGCTTGTGGCGCTGGCCCCGGAGGCTGAATGGAGCTTTATGGCTTACACAGAAACCGACCAGCTTGTGGTCAACACCATCCGCACGCTCTCGATCGACGGCGTACAGAAGGCCAACTCGGGCCACCCCGGCCTGCCACTTGGCGCTGCGCCCATGGCCTACGTGCTGTGGTCGCGCTTCCTGCGCTTCAACCCCAAAAACCCTGGCTGGGCCAACCGCGACCGTTTCATCCTCTCGGCGGGGCACGGGTCGATGCTGCTCTACAGCATGCTTCACCTGTTCGGCTACGAGCTGCCGCTGGATGAGCTGAAGAAGTTCCGCCAGCTGGGATCGAAGACCCCCGGCCACCCCGAGGTCGGGTTCACGCCTGGCGTCGAGGCCACCACTGGCCCGCTGGGCCAGGGCTTCGGCAACGGCGTGGGCATGGCGATGGCCGAGGCCTACCTGGCGGCCACCTACAACCGCAACGGGCACGACCTGATCAGCCACTACACCTATGCGATCGTGAGCGACGGCGACCTGATGGAGGGCATCACCTCCGAGGCAGCATCGCTGGCTGGGCACCTCAAGCTGGGCAAGATCATCTACCTCTACGACGACAACAGCATCTCGCTCGACGGCCCCACCAGCCTATCGTTCACCGAGGATGTGCTGAAGCGCTTCGACGCCTACGGCTGGCACACCCAGCGCGTGGAGGATGGCAACGACCTGGATGGCATCGAGGCAGCCATCCGCGCGGCCCAGGCCGACGAGCGCCCCTCGATCATCTCGGTGCGCACGATCATCGGCTTCGGCAGCCCGCTGCAGGGCACCAACAAGGTGCATGGCAACCCGCTGGGTGCCGAGAACCTGCGCAAGACTAAAGAGGCGCTTGGCTTCGACCCCAGCCAGGAGTTCGTGGTGAAGCCCGAGGTCTACGAGTACCTGAAGCAGTTCGCCGAGCGTGGCGCGCAGCTTGAGGACGAGTGGAACGAGGCCTTTGCCCGCTACAGCAACGCCTTCGCTAGCGAGGGACAGCAGCTGAAGCAGGCCCTGGGCGGCACACTGCCGATGAACTGGGATGTGCCGCTGCCGCGCTTCACCCCTGAGGATGGCGAGCTGGCGACGCGCCAGGCATCGGGCAAGGCGCTGGTGGCGCTGAAGTCGCAGGTGCCCTGGCTATTCGGCGGCTCGGCAGACTTGGCCAGCTCGAACGAGATGCC is a genomic window containing:
- a CDS encoding bifunctional acetate--CoA ligase family protein/GNAT family N-acetyltransferase, producing MVSAMTDDTEYQPTPYAIDVFTAPRAIAVIGATEEPHSFGRTALWNLISSPFGGTVYPIHPTRSSVLGIKAYPHVNAAPEQIDLAIIVTPTSTVPALVRECAQARVKGAIIVTSGFRALGASGVALEQQALAEARKTGMRLMGPNSLGLIHSQGHLNASCARAMPKPGNLAFISHSAALATAVLDWSLQENIGFSHFISLGSMLDIGWGDMIDYLGSDPSTDSIVIYMESVGDARAFLSAAREVALAKPIVVLKAGRSEQAARSLAAHTGSQIERDEIFDAALRRCGVLRVASIAEMFAMADALARQPRPRGPRLSIITNAGGPGILAADTLIASHGALATLSSATIEQLDQILPTAWAESNPVDLQGDAKAPRYAAAIDIVGRDPQVDGLLVILNPTLMSEPDETAQQLSRYAHTIGKPLLASWMGGDMIANGARQLKQAGIPVYAYPDVAARTFSYMWQYSENLRSLYETPALPSSSPINRARICEIFEQADREQRTLLLEIESKHVLEAYGIPVCPTFAASSPAQAVALAETLGYPVVMKLQGAEIAHKSDLGGVRLNLQTSEQVSATFYELIATAQQHSLTSYTVSIQPMVQGRGYELIIGSIADPQFGPALLFGAGGDLVEIHQDRAFGLPPLNTTLARRMMEQTRIFHALPGVRGRPAVDSAKLEHLMVQFSQLVIEQPRIRAIDINPLYIDSTTIAALDARITLYPPTSSLEQLPKVAIRPYPAEYISRHQLRDGSTVLIRPIRPEDEPLMIGFHQSLSEQSIYYRFFRSMSYDRRIEHERLSRVCFLDYDRELALVAIRQPADSGSEVIGVGRLTHPRRLEDAEFALLVSDSVQGKGLGKILLGQLVDIARKEQFQRLVGYMLPENRGMIHIAEQLGFRIKRSLDITEATLVL
- a CDS encoding sigma-70 family RNA polymerase sigma factor, with amino-acid sequence MKETVDLFDFAACEQPVLSPSYTSSPERSKPIATPPSAHTTHPAAPNEAPEQEFHPEDVEIEEEAELAIDEEALGIDDPVRVYLREIGRVRLLTPQEETQLAQRVERGDQSSERLERGACSSAERALLQQWCSDGELARERLIQANLRLVVSIAKKYLGHGMSLLDLIQEGNIGLMRATQKFDYHRGYKFSTYATWWIRQAITRSIADQSRTIRLPVHIGDTINRIKRTSNELQQRFGREASSEEIAAEMAIPVSKVRRAMDAARQTVSLESPVGTEGDAVLGDFIEDEHNAPPLENATQNILREQLDEALQKLPERERRIIQLRYGLQDGRYRTLEEVGREFGITRERIRQIEAKALRKLRHPHYGRALRRYLD
- the fsa gene encoding fructose-6-phosphate aldolase, producing MQIFLDSANLNEIREAASWGILSGVTTNPTLIAKEKGADFQATIQEIASLVDGPISAETISLDAEGMIREGHEYAKWHPNVIIKVPSTTEGLKAVSALHAEGIRTNVTLCFNTTQALFAALAGAFVVSPFVGRVDDTGVDGMNLIREIAQVYRNNPAIETKILSASIRHPRHIIDSALAGAHIATCPFKVLEQSMKHPLTDSGIERFLADWKARTPAQ
- the tkt gene encoding transketolase, coding for MAYTETDQLVVNTIRTLSIDGVQKANSGHPGLPLGAAPMAYVLWSRFLRFNPKNPGWANRDRFILSAGHGSMLLYSMLHLFGYELPLDELKKFRQLGSKTPGHPEVGFTPGVEATTGPLGQGFGNGVGMAMAEAYLAATYNRNGHDLISHYTYAIVSDGDLMEGITSEAASLAGHLKLGKIIYLYDDNSISLDGPTSLSFTEDVLKRFDAYGWHTQRVEDGNDLDGIEAAIRAAQADERPSIISVRTIIGFGSPLQGTNKVHGNPLGAENLRKTKEALGFDPSQEFVVKPEVYEYLKQFAERGAQLEDEWNEAFARYSNAFASEGQQLKQALGGTLPMNWDVPLPRFTPEDGELATRQASGKALVALKSQVPWLFGGSADLASSNEMPTKDDVSFQPGSYNNSNVWFGVREHAMGAALNGMALHGGIRPYGGTFLTFSDYMRGSIRLAALSELPVVYVFTHDSIGVGEDGPTHEPVEHFASLRALPNLVVLRPGDANESIVAWKIAMERVHGPTALLFCRQKLPVFDQSKLGSAEGTRKGGYVLIDAEGGQPEVILIATGSEVAIAVEAHAKLAEQGVKARVVSLPSWELFAAQDQSYRDEVLPPAVTARVGVEAGVSLGWHRWIGDKGVFVGVDRFGISAPYKEVYEELGVTTENVAAQALALLGRGGDVGGGTQVPGHASGSEGHS